Within the Gloeobacter kilaueensis JS1 genome, the region ATCGACCCGGCCCACCGCCGTCAACCTCTTCTGGGCAATCGACCGGATGCTCGCTGCCGCCCACCTCGATTCGAGCGTTGCCCACCTCGAGGGCGAGGCGATTGCGATCCTCGAAGCGGACATCGCCACCTGCCGGGCAATCGGCGATCACGGCCTCGCTGCTTTGCCTGCCACCCCGCACCGCTTGCGCCTGCTCACCCACTGCAACGCCGGGGCGCTCGCGACCGCCGGTTACGGCACTGCCCTCGGGGTGGTGCGCTCGGCCCATCGCGCCCACAGACTTGAGCGCGTCTGGGCCGATGAGACCCGCCCGCGCCTGCAAGGAGCACGGCTGACGGCCTGGGAACTGGTGCAGGAGGGTATTCCAGTCACGGTCATCGCCGACACCGTAGCCGCCCACCTGCTGGGCAAAGGTCAGATCGATGCGGTGGTGGTCGGTGCGGACCGGATCGCCGCCAACGGCGATGTCGCCAACAAGATCGGCACGCGCGGCGTGGCGATCCTGGCCCACTACCACGGTGTGCCCTTCTTCGTCGTCGCTCCCTGGTCTACGATCGACCTCGATCTGGCCGATGGTTCGGGGATCGCTATCGAGGAGCGCAGCCCCGAGGAGGTGCGCACGATCGACGGGGTGGTCCTTGCCCCGGAGGGCACCGATTTTTATAACCCGGCCTTCGACGTTACCCCCGCCGCCTTAATTAGCGGCATCGTCACCGAGACCGGCGTCTTTGCCCCGGCCCAACTGGGGGCGGCCCTCAGGCGGTAGGCGGCTGCTTCTATCCAGGCGCACACTTTTCGTTATATTAAGTGGGAGAGATAAGACCGGAGTAGGGCATGAACTTGAGCGATCTGTGCCACCCGAACCAGTTGCGCGAGCTGAGCGTCCCCCAACTGGCCCGCCTTGCCCAGCAGATCCGCCAAAAACACCTTGAGACGGTGGCGGCGACGGGTGGTCATCTCGGTCCCGGCCTGGGGGTGGTCGAGTTGACTCTCGGCCTGTATAAAACCCTCGATCTCGACCGCGACCGGGTTGTCTGGGATGTCGGCCACCAGGCTTATCCCCACAAGATGCTCACAGGCCGCTACGCCAACTTTCATACCCTGCGCCAAAAAGACGGCATCGCCGGTTATCTCAAGCGCGCCGAGAACCCCTTCGACTGCTGGGGGGCAGGCCACGCCTCCACCAGCATCTCCGCTGCCCTCGGCATGGCTCTCGCCCGCGACTTTCAAGGACTGAACCGCAAGGTGGTGGCGGTGATCGGCGATGGGGCGCTCACCGGCGGCATGGCCCTCGAAGCGCTCAACCACGCCGGCCACCTGGCAAAGACGAACCTGATGGTCATCCT harbors:
- the mtnA gene encoding S-methyl-5-thioribose-1-phosphate isomerase produces the protein MTSARTRSEIRPVLWDGQSCLLIDQTALPGSLRTVAIETSEQMATAIRTMIVRGAPAIGVAAAFGMVLGRREADPAQPLPHLQKVASLLRSTRPTAVNLFWAIDRMLAAAHLDSSVAHLEGEAIAILEADIATCRAIGDHGLAALPATPHRLRLLTHCNAGALATAGYGTALGVVRSAHRAHRLERVWADETRPRLQGARLTAWELVQEGIPVTVIADTVAAHLLGKGQIDAVVVGADRIAANGDVANKIGTRGVAILAHYHGVPFFVVAPWSTIDLDLADGSGIAIEERSPEEVRTIDGVVLAPEGTDFYNPAFDVTPAALISGIVTETGVFAPAQLGAALRR